A genomic segment from Daphnia carinata strain CSIRO-1 chromosome 1, CSIRO_AGI_Dcar_HiC_V3, whole genome shotgun sequence encodes:
- the LOC130691385 gene encoding innexin inx1-like, with amino-acid sequence MYNILAGLKEYFRRQEIVTDNVVFRLHYIFTTVLLIAFSLLVTATQYVGNPIQCINDNDIPIHVINTYCWISTTFTIPSSFMRSVGSEVPHPGLGAGLHDSKDQKHYAYYQWVCFILFFQAILCYVPRWLWSAWEGGLMQTIVLGLNSGLKTVEERTVKKRILIDYLLLHFKQHNMYAIRYWFCEVLCLVNVIGQLYLMNRFTGGEFFSYGLKVLSFANADQEDRFDPMVYVFPRVTKCTFHKFGSSGTISRHDSMCVLSQNIINEKTYIFLWFWFIIMATLLSLLVVYRAILLAVPRVRPLILHARNRFVPSEVIDGITSKLEVGDWWILYMLGRNLEPLVYREVVSELSKKVETNESNNA; translated from the exons ATGTATAACATATTAGCGGGATTGAAGGAATATTTCCGGCGACAGGAGATTGTGACGGATAACGTGGTCTTTCGACTCCATTATATTTTCACCACCGTCTTGTTGATTGCCTTTTCATTGCTTGTGACGGCCACCCAG TACGTAGGCAACCCGATTCAATGCATCAACGATAATGATATTCCTATCCATGTTATCAATACATACTGCTGGATCTCTACTACTTTTACCATTCCGTCTTCATTTATGAGGTCGGTCGGAAGTGAAGTTCCTCACccag GTCTCGGTGCTGGACTGCACGACAGCAAAGATCAGAAACACTACGCCTACTACCAATGGGTTTGCTTCATTCTGTTTTTCCAGGCCATTTTGTGCTACGTCCCTAGATGGCTCTGGAGTGCTTGGGAAG GTGGTTTGATGCAAACCATTGTCCTGGGCTTGAACTCTGGCTTGAAGACGGTTGAAGAGCGCACGgtcaagaaaagaattttgatcGACTATCTTTTGCTTCACTTCAAGCAACACAACATGTACGCTATTCGCTACTGGTTTTGTGAAGTACTCTGTCTTGTAAATGTCATCGGTCAACTTTATCTGATGAATCGCTTTACTGGTGGCGAATTCTTTTCGTACGGTCTTAAAG TTCTATCATTCGCCAATGCTGATCAAGAAGACCGTTTTGACCCTATGGTTTATGTCTTCCCACGGGTTACCAAGTGCACGTTCCATAAATTCGGTTCGTCCGGTACCATTAGCCGACATGACTCTATGTGCGTTCTATCCCAAAACATTATCAACGAAAAAACGTACATCTTTTTGTGGTTTTGGTTCATCATTATGGCAACTCTCCTCTCATTGCTGGTCGTCTACAG AGCCATCTTGTTAGCAGTTCCTCGTGTTAGGCCATTGATTCTCCACGCCCGCAATCGCTTTGTTCCGTCTGAG GTTATTGATGGAATCACAAGCAAATTGGAGGTCGGTGACTGGTGGATCCTCTACATGCTGGGACGCAATCTAGAACCCTTAGTGTATCGAGAAGTAGTCTCAGAATTGTCCAAGAAGGTCGAGACAAATGAAAGTAACAACGCGTGA
- the LOC130691386 gene encoding innexin inx2-like, whose protein sequence is MFDVFGSVKGLLKLDSVNIDNNIFRLHYKATVIVLIAFSLVVTSRQYIGDPIDCIVEGVPGNVMDTYCWIHSTFTIPNRMASEVVGKHVPHPGVRPQEDGDTIRYHKYYQWVCFVLFFQALLFYIPRYLWKTWEAGKMKMLVLDLNCPIIAEDTKNERKKLLVDYFATNLHNHNFYAIRFFICEVLNFINVIGQIYFVDFFLGGEFTTYGRDVISMTEMEPEDRIDPMAKVFPKVTKCTFHKFGPSGTTTRIDGLCVLPLNIVNEKIYVFLWFWFILLAVVTGLALLYRLAVVLGSQARMYLLRAQARLAPRSEVELVARKCQIGDWFVLLLLGKNIDPLVYKELICDLARRFEGKEPV, encoded by the exons ATGTTTGACGTCTTCGGATCGGTGAAGGGCTTGCTGAAGCTCGATTCTGTTAACATCGACAACAACATTTTCCGTCTTCACTACAAAGCGACGGTTATTGTGTTGATTGCCTTCTCACTGGTGGTGACATCGCGCCAGTATATTGGCGACCCCATTGACTGCATCGTTGAAGGCGTGCCGGGCAATGTTATGGACACGTACTGCTGGATCCATTCTACATTCACGATTCCCAATCGGATGGCCTCCGAAGTTGTTGGAAAACATGTTCCACATCCTGGAGTTCGTCCACAGGAAGACGGCGACACCATCCGATACCACAAATACTACCAGTGGGTCTGCTTCGTTCTCTTCTTCCAGGCCCTTCTCTTCTACATTCCCCGCTACCTGTGGAAGACTTGGGAGGCCGGTAAGATGAAGATGCTCGTGCTCGACCTCAACTGCCCAATCATCGCCGAAGACACGAAAAACGAACGCAAGAAGCTTTTGGTCGACTACTTTGCTACCAACTTGCACAATCACAATTTCTACGCTATCCGATTCTTTATCTGCGAGGTGCTCAACTTTATCAACGTCATCGGTCAGATTTATTTCGTCGATTTCTTCCTTGGCGGAGAGTTCACCACCTACGGTCGAGATGTTATCAGCATGACCGAAATGGAACCAGAAGATCGTATTGACCCCATGgccaaa gTGTTCCCTAAAGTAACTAAATGCACGTTCCACAAATTCGGTCCCTCCGGTACGACGACGCGTATCGACGGCCTGTGCGTTCTCCCCCTGAACATCGTCAACGAGAAAATTTACGTGTTCCTCTGGTTCTGGTTCATCTTGTTGGCGGTGGTGACCGGTTTGGCGCTACTGTACCGCTTGGCCGTCGTCTTGGGCTCCCAAGCACGGATGTACCTGTTGAGAGCCCAAGCCCGATTGGCACCGCGCAGCGAAGTCGAATTGGTCGCCCGCAAATGCCAGATCGGCGACTGGTTTGTTCTCCTTCTCCTCGGCAAGAACATTGACCCTCTTGTCTACAAAGAACTCATCTGCGATCTGGCCCGCCGATTCGAAGGCAAGGAACCAGTCTAA
- the LOC130691405 gene encoding innexin inx2-like, with amino-acid sequence MLGTFSKLKAAVKLKTTSVKITSPVFALHYRLTFLILLTCSILVTSRQYIGEHIQCIQDAVAVPIKILNNYCFISSTFSIPRTTPIAKGEISLFGLGPYTEEDDVTYHAYYQWVPFVLFGQALMFYTPYYLWKMWEGSKVRSIIQGMHIFTIKEKAEVRDEKEEILTGYIVSNLHEHNGWAIRYFSCELLNLINVIGQIFLTNRFLGGEFMRYGIEVVQFLDQDPETRIDPMARVFPRLTKCVFHKFGSSGTIQRHDALCILALNIINEKIYTFLWFWFIILAIITGIDFLVRVIIVMMPPVRMFLLRSRLSAPQKDDADVITQRCSIGDWLLVDFLSKNMDTMVFSNVVGKLAKALEYGRGHPGHISESTPMMRADSKNF; translated from the exons ATGTTGGGGACGTTTTCCAAATTGAAGGCTGCCGTCAAGCTGAAGACGACGTCGGTCAAAATCACCTCGCCAGTCTTCGCATTGCATTATCGACTAACGTTCCTCATCTTGCTGACTTGCTCAATATTGGTCACGTCGCGACAATATATCGGCGAGCACATTCAATGCATACAAGATGCAGTAGCTGTGCCCATTAAAATCCTCAACAATTATTGCTTTATATCTTCTACGTTCTCCATTCCTCGTACAACGCCAATAGCAAAAGGAGAAATTAGTCTTTTTGGATTGGGTCCTTACACTGAAGAAGACGATGTCACGTATCACGCATATTATCAATG GGTACCGTTTGTCCTGTTCGGCCAAGCACTGATGTTCTACACGCCCTACTATCTCTGGAAGATGTGGGAAGGTTCCAAAGTTCGTAGCATAATTCAGGGCATGCACATCTTCACTATCAAGGAGAAAGCCGAAGTCCgagacgaaaaagaagaaatattgACCGGATACATTGTCAGCAATCTTCACGAACACAACGGATGGGCCATTCGCTATTTTTCATGcgaacttttgaatttg ATAAACGTCATTGGTCAAATCTTTCTGACCAACCGCTTTCTTGGTGGCGAATTTATGCGTTATGGCATCGAAGTGGTGCAATTTTTGGACCAAGATCCGGAAACCCGTATTGACCCCATGGCTCGCGTGTTTCCCCGGCTCACGAAATGCGTCTTTCACAAATTCGGATCTTCCG GTACAATTCAGAGACACGACGCCCTTTGCATATTGGCCTTGAATattataaatgaaaaaatctaTACTTTCCTCTGGTTTTGGTTCATTATATTGGCCATCATCACCGGCATCGATTTCCTTGTTCGAGTTATTATCGTCATGATGCCGCCCGTGAGAATGTTTCTTTTGCGGAGCCGCCTTTCAGCGCCTCAGAAGGACGATGCTGACGTCATAACACAACGCTGCTCCATCGGTGATTGGCTCCTCGTCGATTTCTTGTCAAAGAACATGGACACGATGGTTTTCTCTAACGTTGTCGGTAAATTGGCCAAAGCACTCGAATACGGCAGAGGACATCCCGGGCATATAAGCGAATCCACTCCAATGATGAGGGCtgattcaaaaaatttttaa